The following are from one region of the Noviherbaspirillum sedimenti genome:
- a CDS encoding sugar transferase produces the protein MKRVFDLLLALLAGIFLMLPMLLVALLVRLTSPGPVLYWSERVGRHNKIFRMPKFRTMRIDTPAVATHLLQNPERFLTPIGSFLRKSSLDELPQLWSILNGDMSFVGPRPALFNQDDLIALRVQYGVHELPPGLTGWAQVNGRDELPIPDKVKLDVEYLQKRNFWLDLKIIFMTFFKVLRRDGIVH, from the coding sequence GTGAAGCGCGTTTTTGATCTTTTGCTTGCCTTACTGGCTGGTATTTTTCTGATGCTTCCGATGTTGCTGGTAGCGCTGCTGGTGCGACTGACTTCGCCAGGACCTGTGCTTTACTGGTCAGAACGGGTGGGGCGTCACAACAAGATTTTCAGGATGCCGAAATTCCGCACCATGCGCATCGACACTCCCGCAGTGGCGACCCATCTGCTGCAGAATCCAGAGCGCTTCCTGACGCCGATCGGATCGTTTTTGCGCAAATCCAGCCTGGATGAATTGCCTCAGCTATGGAGCATCCTTAACGGTGACATGAGTTTTGTCGGCCCCCGCCCCGCCCTGTTCAACCAGGATGACTTGATCGCCTTGCGTGTCCAGTACGGTGTGCATGAGTTGCCCCCGGGCTTAACTGGCTGGGCGCAAGTCAACGGCCGCGACGAATTGCCGATCCCGGACAAGGTGAAGCTGGACGTCGAATACCTGCAGAAGCGTAACTTCTGGCTGGACCTGAAAATCATTTTCATGACGTTTTTCAAGGTACTGCGCAGGGATGGCATCGTGCACTAG
- a CDS encoding UDP-glucose 4-epimerase family protein has translation MILVTGATGFVGSALVRRLLDEDTFRRLAVAVRSDDRRFPDRVARHVVGDMDGATDWSLALDGVSAIVHCAARVHVMMDTAADPLEEFRRVNVQGTLALARQAAAAGVRRFVFISSIKVNGEATPLGRPFTADDTPAPLDAYGISKLEAEQGLLDLSAQTGMELVIIRPPLVYGPGVNANFAAMTRWLQRGVPLPLGSIDNKRSLVAVDNLVDLIVTCITHPAAANQTFLVSDGEDISVSELLRRMAQAMGRPARLLGVPARFLELAASMLGKKNIAQRLCGSLQVDIEKTRRLLGWHPQITLDQGLKKVAEGRSREARF, from the coding sequence ATGATTCTGGTCACCGGAGCAACAGGGTTTGTCGGCAGCGCCCTTGTAAGACGCTTGCTTGATGAAGATACCTTCCGACGCCTGGCAGTTGCCGTACGCAGTGATGACCGGCGATTCCCGGACAGGGTTGCGCGGCACGTTGTGGGCGACATGGATGGCGCTACCGACTGGTCACTTGCGCTCGATGGCGTTTCTGCCATCGTGCACTGTGCCGCACGGGTCCACGTAATGATGGATACAGCTGCCGACCCATTGGAAGAATTTCGGCGAGTAAATGTCCAGGGGACCTTGGCCTTGGCGCGGCAAGCGGCGGCTGCCGGCGTACGTCGATTCGTATTTATCAGTTCCATCAAGGTGAATGGTGAAGCAACGCCACTGGGCCGCCCCTTCACTGCGGATGATACGCCTGCGCCTCTGGATGCCTATGGCATTTCCAAGTTGGAGGCAGAACAGGGCCTATTGGACTTATCCGCACAGACCGGCATGGAGCTTGTCATCATCCGCCCGCCCTTGGTATACGGGCCAGGCGTCAATGCAAATTTTGCGGCCATGACGCGCTGGTTGCAGCGGGGCGTGCCCTTGCCGCTGGGGTCTATTGATAACAAGCGCAGCCTGGTGGCTGTGGATAACCTGGTGGATTTGATCGTGACGTGCATTACGCATCCCGCCGCAGCCAACCAGACGTTTCTGGTATCCGATGGCGAAGATATTTCCGTCAGCGAACTGTTGCGTCGCATGGCCCAGGCAATGGGCCGGCCGGCACGACTGCTCGGTGTGCCGGCCCGCTTTCTCGAACTGGCAGCCAGCATGCTGGGGAAAAAAAATATCGCCCAACGCCTCTGCGGGTCCTTGCAGGTCGATATAGAAAAAACGCGCCGGTTATTGGGGTGGCATCCTCAAATAACACTGGATCAAGGTTTGAAAAAAGTCGCGGAAGGACGGTCTCGTGAAGCGCGTTTTTGA